One Triticum dicoccoides isolate Atlit2015 ecotype Zavitan chromosome 4B, WEW_v2.0, whole genome shotgun sequence genomic window carries:
- the LOC119295982 gene encoding uncharacterized protein LOC119295982 — MNPRHLCVGATPGSGGSGGQSVDASARRRRRMSAPLTGTRLMLAFNAAAGDGYGGRSSSSSSSSSGGLDLSLDEPHPLYSQHRVYPEFSPMSNMGRLLFHGSPLGSPTTDDDVLVMDGYLVADGFSPGPKRYASFTDLRLVHTNSRGSGGSGHHGSSLQFSYGKESCVARAMNPRHSEVELQRGRPVQSAGPNMQASPRTYHPSLQAAGVATISMRPPAAPYLTPPRAATTTTATATPARAQAGFSWTPKQPELRPPSVQRATFAWPPTEEENASISQCLYGPRGAPQRRLPVFVSICPA; from the exons ATGAACCCCCGCCACCTCTGCGTCGGCGCAACCCCCGGCAGCGGCGGGAGTGGCGGCCAGTCAGTGGACGCGTCAGCAAGGCGCCGCCGCCGCATGTCGGCCCCGTTGACAGGCACCCGCCTCATGCTGGCCTTCAACGCTGCTGCTGGTGACGGTTATGGCGGgaggtcgtcgtcctcctcctcctcgtcttccggaGGGTTGGACCTCTCGTTAGATGAACCGCACCCCCTCTACAGCCAACACCGTGTCTACCCCGAGTTCTCTCCGATGTCGAATATGGGGCGCCTCCTCTTTCATGGCTCTCCACTAGGGTCGCCTACGACCGACGACGATGTGCTCGTCATGGATGGTTACCTCGTCGCCGACGGCTTCAGCCCTGGCCCCAAGCGCTACGCCTCCTTTACCGACCTACGCTTGGTCCACACCAACTCCCGTGGCTCGGGCGGCAGCGGTCACCACGGCTCCAGTCTCCAG TTTTCATATGGGAAGGAGTCTTGTGTGGCGCGAGCAATGAATCCAAGACATTCTGAG GTGGAACTTCAGCGCGGGCGACCAGTGCAGAGTGCTGGTCCCAACATGCAGGCGAGCCCCAGAACCTATCACCCATCGTTGCAGGCAGCCGGCGTTGCGACCATATCCATGAGGCCACCAGCCGCTCCGTACTTGACGCCTCCGagagccgccaccaccaccaccgccactgcCACTCCTGCGAGAGCGCAGGCCGGCTTCTCGTGGACACCAAAGCAGCCCGAATTGAGGCCGCCGTCGGTGCAACGGGCGACGTTTGCGTGGCCGCCGACCGAGGAGGAGAACGCGTCCATCAGCCAATGCCTGTACGGGCCCCGTGGCGCCCCTCAGCGAAGGCTGCCTGTGTTTGTGAGCATCTGCCCAGCGTGA